From Argopecten irradians isolate NY chromosome 2, Ai_NY, whole genome shotgun sequence, the proteins below share one genomic window:
- the LOC138315957 gene encoding casein kinase I, with translation MENTKGTPSGQSEFIVGGKYRLVRKIGSGSFGDIYLGINITNGEEVAVKLESLKARHPQLLYESKLYKILAGGVGIPHIRYYNQEKEYNVLVMDLLGPSLEDLFNFCSRRFTMKTVLMLADQMIGRIEYVHNKNFIHRDIKPDNFLMGIGRHCNKVFLIDYGLAKKYRDSRTRQHIPYREDKNLTGTARYASINAHLGIEQSRRDDMESLGYVLMYFNRGSLPWQGLKAATKKQKYEKISEKKMSTPVEVLCKGYPAEFAMYLNYCRGLRFEEAPDYMYLRQLFRILFRTLNYQYDYTFDWTMLKQKAANVTSSGATIPTGATAGHK, from the coding sequence ATGGAGAATACTAAAGGTACCCCAAGTGGACAGAGCGAATTTATTGTGGGTGGAAAGTATCGTCTCGTTCGAAAAATAGGCAGTGGCTCGTTTGGTGACATTTATTTGGGTATCAACATAACAAACGGAGAGGAAGTGGCAGTTAAGCTTGAATCTCTTAAGGCAAGACATCCTCAGCTGTTGTATGAAAGCAAGttatataaaattttggctGGCGGAGTAGGTATTCCACACATCCGTTATTATAACCAAGAAAAAGAGTACAATGTCCTGGTTATGGACTTGCTTGGGCCCAGTTTGGAGGATCTGTTCAACTTCTGCTCAAGAAGATTCACAATGAAAACTGTGCTTATGCTTGCTGACCAAATGATTGGACGTATTGAATATGTTCACAACAAAAACTTTATCCACAGAGACATAAAACCTGACAATTTCTTGATGGGTATTGGTCGTCACTGTAATAAAGTATTTCTCATTGATTATGGTCTGGCCAAAAAATACAGAGATAGTCGGACAAGACAACACATCCCATACAGAGAGGACAAGAACCTGACAGGAACTGCCAGATACGCAAGTATCAACGCACACTTGGGTATTGAACAAAGCAGAAGGGATGACATGGAGTCGCTTGGCTACGTGTTAATGTACTTCAACCGAGGATCACTACCATGGCAAGGATTGAAGGCTGCAACGAAAAAGCAGAAATATGAAAAGATAAGTGAGAAAAAGATGTCAACCCCAGTTGAGGTCCTGTGCAAAGGTTATCCTGCAGAGTTTGCTATGTATTTAAATTACTGCAGAGGACTACGTTTTGAGGAGGCCCCAGACTACATGTATCTACGACAGCTATTCCGCATTCTGTTCCGCACATTGAACTATCAATATGACTACACATTTGATTGGACAATGCTGAAGCAAAAAGCAGCAAATGTGACCAGTTCTGGGGCAACTATCCCTACTGGAGCCACTGCAGGACACAAGTAA